In one window of Labilithrix sp. DNA:
- a CDS encoding PDZ domain-containing protein, which yields MIAKSSLFALAKALEGIPVLGALGGTPAARAGIRYGDVLLSVNGKRTRTMSDFIEAKALRSDAMDVVVFRAGREETNELRYDEPGAPVDVAAILAELVTLRVGAGGLDEGGGSSAE from the coding sequence CTGATCGCGAAGTCGTCGCTCTTCGCCCTCGCCAAGGCGCTCGAGGGGATCCCGGTACTGGGCGCGCTCGGAGGCACGCCCGCCGCGCGCGCCGGGATCCGCTACGGCGACGTCCTCCTCTCGGTGAACGGGAAGCGGACCCGCACGATGAGCGACTTCATCGAGGCGAAGGCGCTCCGGAGCGACGCGATGGACGTCGTCGTCTTCCGCGCCGGCCGCGAGGAGACGAACGAGCTCCGCTACGACGAACCCGGCGCGCCCGTCGACGTGGCCGCGATCCTCGCCGAGCTCGTCACGCTCCGCGTCGGCGCCGGCGGCCTCGACGAAGGCGGCGGCTCCTCGGCGGAGTGA
- a CDS encoding sigma 54-interacting transcriptional regulator, with translation MTHETTEIDVVTAKAPPRLFLEVQDGGRTRRVPLEDRPMTVGSASGVDIRIDDPTVSAQQCTIALEDKGVHVADTGSKNGTFIGGARVRDGWGAPGAVIVAGRVTIVCAAASGDEEADVVTGAPLPGIAGASSAMLRVARQVRWLANHAAPVLVTGETGVGKELVARALHREGARSEAEFVALNVAALPRELVESELFGHERGAFTGATARRDGAFVEAEGGTLFLDEIGELPSDAQPKLLRALDGYEVRRVGGAGSGKRTDVRVVAATHVPLLEHVRAGRFRRDLFHRLEVFVVEIPPLRARPGDILPIASTILQQLEPQIGERDLTPGASALLTAHEWPGNVRELRNVLLRAAGLSNESRWIHAQAITRAMAPRAGPKVLGFTPDRARDWLASHAGNVSAAARAAKMPRTTFRKLLARTG, from the coding sequence ATGACGCACGAGACGACCGAGATCGACGTGGTCACCGCCAAGGCGCCGCCGCGGCTCTTCCTCGAGGTCCAGGACGGCGGCCGCACGCGGCGCGTCCCGCTCGAAGACCGACCGATGACGGTCGGCAGCGCGTCCGGCGTCGACATCCGGATCGACGATCCGACCGTGAGCGCGCAGCAGTGCACGATCGCGCTGGAGGACAAGGGCGTGCACGTCGCCGACACCGGCTCGAAGAACGGGACGTTCATCGGCGGCGCGCGCGTGCGGGACGGTTGGGGCGCGCCGGGGGCGGTCATCGTCGCGGGGCGCGTCACGATCGTCTGCGCGGCGGCGAGCGGCGATGAGGAGGCCGACGTCGTCACCGGCGCGCCGCTCCCCGGCATCGCGGGGGCGTCGAGCGCGATGCTGCGCGTGGCGCGCCAGGTGCGCTGGCTCGCGAACCACGCCGCGCCGGTGCTCGTCACCGGTGAGACCGGGGTCGGGAAGGAGCTCGTCGCGCGCGCGCTCCACCGCGAAGGCGCGCGGAGCGAGGCGGAGTTCGTCGCGCTCAACGTCGCGGCGCTCCCGCGCGAGCTGGTCGAGAGCGAGCTCTTCGGCCACGAGCGCGGGGCGTTCACCGGCGCGACCGCGCGGCGCGACGGCGCGTTCGTCGAGGCCGAGGGCGGGACGCTGTTCCTCGACGAGATCGGCGAGCTCCCGAGCGACGCGCAGCCGAAGCTCCTCCGCGCGCTCGACGGCTACGAGGTCCGCCGCGTCGGCGGCGCCGGTTCGGGGAAACGAACCGACGTGCGCGTCGTCGCGGCGACGCACGTGCCGCTCCTCGAGCACGTCCGCGCGGGCCGCTTCCGGCGGGACCTCTTCCACCGGCTCGAGGTCTTCGTCGTCGAGATCCCGCCGCTGCGCGCGCGTCCGGGCGACATCCTCCCGATCGCGAGCACGATCCTCCAGCAGCTCGAGCCTCAGATCGGCGAGCGCGATCTCACGCCCGGCGCGAGCGCGCTCCTCACCGCGCACGAGTGGCCCGGCAACGTCCGCGAGCTGCGCAACGTGCTGCTCCGCGCGGCGGGGCTCTCGAACGAGTCGCGGTGGATCCACGCGCAGGCGATCACGCGCGCGATGGCGCCGCGGGCCGGGCCGAAGGTCCTCGGCTTCACGCCCGATCGCGCGCGCGACTGGCTCGCGAGCCACGCCGGCAACGTGAGCGCCGCCGCGCGCGCGGCGAAGATGCCGCGGACTACGTTCCGTAAGCTCTTGGCGAGGACGGGATGA
- a CDS encoding response regulator — protein MTARRIVLVDDEEALTRSLSSRLARAYPRHRIESANDGAAALTLLEGAVDLLITDVHMPGLSGIDLVFAARSVHPELPVIVMTAFKSVDITSLRSGPFTGFLEKPFKLDLLLQQIDEALSPPSSGFSGAVLVQTLPDIVQLYVHSSATGQLTVRHKTLEGHVFFSQGVVLHAQTPHAVGDEAFYEIMTWSAGEFSMRTGATTSGRSVRSAWQALLLESARRADERLNAGNTHFDSATPNFNNASAAARDLSMNIKESLHKLNQVDGFVGAAIVDSESGMLLGHEGGGNLNLEIAAAGNTEVVRAKRKTMSNLALKDGIEDILITLGKQYHLIRPLRSRPTLFFYVALDRQRANLAMARIALADVEKELHV, from the coding sequence ATGACCGCGCGTCGGATCGTGCTCGTCGACGACGAGGAGGCGCTCACTCGATCGCTCTCGAGCCGCCTCGCGCGCGCGTACCCCCGCCACCGAATCGAGTCGGCGAACGACGGCGCGGCGGCGCTCACGCTCCTCGAAGGAGCGGTCGATCTCCTCATCACCGACGTCCACATGCCGGGCTTGAGCGGCATCGATCTCGTCTTCGCTGCGCGCAGCGTCCATCCCGAGCTCCCCGTCATCGTCATGACCGCCTTCAAGTCGGTCGACATCACGAGCCTCCGCTCCGGTCCGTTCACCGGCTTCCTGGAGAAGCCGTTCAAGCTCGATCTGCTCCTTCAGCAGATCGACGAGGCTCTCTCTCCGCCGTCGTCGGGCTTCTCCGGAGCGGTCCTCGTGCAGACGCTCCCGGACATCGTGCAGCTCTACGTCCACTCGAGCGCCACCGGTCAGCTGACGGTCCGCCACAAGACGCTGGAGGGGCACGTGTTCTTCTCGCAAGGGGTCGTCCTCCACGCGCAGACGCCGCACGCCGTCGGTGACGAGGCCTTCTACGAGATCATGACCTGGAGCGCGGGGGAGTTCTCGATGCGGACCGGCGCGACGACGAGCGGTCGGTCCGTGCGCTCGGCGTGGCAGGCGCTCCTGCTGGAGAGCGCGCGCCGGGCCGACGAGCGGCTGAACGCGGGCAATACCCATTTCGATTCCGCGACACCCAACTTCAACAACGCATCAGCAGCAGCGAGGGATCTGTCCATGAACATCAAAGAAAGCCTCCACAAGCTCAATCAGGTCGACGGATTCGTGGGAGCGGCGATCGTCGACTCCGAGAGCGGCATGCTCCTCGGGCACGAAGGCGGAGGGAACCTGAACCTCGAAATAGCGGCCGCCGGCAACACCGAGGTCGTCCGCGCGAAGCGAAAGACGATGAGCAACCTCGCGCTGAAGGACGGAATCGAGGACATCCTCATCACCCTCGGCAAGCAGTACCACCTCATCCGCCCTCTCCGCTCCCGCCCGACGCTCTTCTTCTACGTCGCGCTCGATCGCCAGCGCGCGAACCTCGCGATGGCGCGCATCGCGCTCGCCGACGTCGAGAAGGAGCTCCACGTCTGA